One genomic segment of Primulina tabacum isolate GXHZ01 chromosome 9, ASM2559414v2, whole genome shotgun sequence includes these proteins:
- the LOC142555068 gene encoding photosystem I reaction center subunit XI, chloroplastic-like produces MASTMAVQLKTPYGSRGLLAPPKGVPGSAFRALPSTKRSFAVKAIQAEKPTYQVIQPINGDPFIGSLETPITSSPLIAWYLSNLPGYRTAVSPLLRGIEVGLAHGYLLVGPFAVTGPLRNTPYHGAAGSLAAGGLVIILSICLTMYGIASFKEGEPSIAPTLTLTGRKKEADKLQTAEGWAQFSGGFFFGGISGVLWAYFLLYVLDLPYFVK; encoded by the exons ATGGCCTCGACAATGGCTGTCCAGCTGAAGACCCCCTATGGCTCGAGGGGATTACTAGCTCCTCCCAAGGGTGTTCCGGGATCTGCCTTCAGAGCTTTACCTTCTACCAAGAGATCCTTCGCCGTAAAGGCCATCCAGGCCGAAAAG CCGACATACCAAGTGATCCAACCCATCAACGGCGACCCATTTATCGGAAGCCTGGAGACCCCGATCACGTCGAGCCCATTGATAGCCTGGTACCTGTCCAACCTCCCTGGCTACCGGACAGCCGTAAGCCCGCTTCTCCGCGGGATCGAAGTTGGCCTGGCCCACGGATATCTCTTGGTCGGCCCATTCGCGGTCACGGGCCCGCTGCGCAACACGCCCTACCATGGTGCAGCAGGCTCGCTCGCAGCAGGTGGCCTAGTGATCATCCTCAGCATTTGCCTGACAATGTATGGGATTGCTTCATTCAAAGAAGGTGAGCCCTCAATTGCACCAACTTTGACTCTAACTGGGAGAAAGAAGGAGGCTGACAAGTTGCAGACTGCGGAGGGATGGGCTCAGTTTAGTGGTGGATTCTTCTTTGGTGGGATTTCTGGTGTCCTTTGGGCTTATTTTCTACTCTATGTTCTTGATCTTCCTTACTTTGTGAAGTGA